One segment of Podospora pseudopauciseta strain CBS 411.78 chromosome 5 map unlocalized CBS411.78m_5.2, whole genome shotgun sequence DNA contains the following:
- a CDS encoding uncharacterized protein (EggNog:ENOG503Q4VW), translating to MAPLGWAGISAILFGLASWVSAQAGVDVSCVDNVSNGTVYESPKGVEFLVLCGVDYGGGDMSAAQTGTFAGCMDLCAETSGCVDVSFVGGSCYLKRALGPLNTAGHVWTGRRITRPSTTTGAPPSATGSLVPSSDPPSCLGGESDGTAYLAESGAVYEIICGREYYGGDLQMVYTKTFQGCIEACEGLVGCVDVSYVGEACYRKREVTVLVEAGHVWTARKILEAPIQPSVSESASVRTTTAPNAGPTVVPLTCAGGHASTPTHTTSEGRTYEILCGVDYGGGDIGASSQATFSGCLAACDTASGCLGVAYSNGQCYLKGTLNNPAAVAHVWGARLHGLSIESSSSFAPVESTDIPVSTASGSPETSATSTQTENDPPSATSTQSPTMTSSLDESSTADTSTAGASTTGSFSQDAVSTSSQRDEASASSSITTPASPEPTDLVESSATATLPPSLTSMITSSLTTTASASWPPPPEWTSDYTYYEATLPAYNYTSQVAPPATVLPTSSSCMLDPVQTPGALFHLLDPLGAHIINRDGRPGTPQAPETQEEALAILVTIDEWQPPLFRFGRQVGSFHVLELVEGADTYEVAFSLSSDIVFQSSPSTNPLLFTVDCRGRLLETSAGTPRYWHTTDEGIRTTLAIEGSEDAELHGIVAIRPDLRSPRPVETSGISLRRSLQSREFALLPRCPYGPDAIPVPKPGRRPESPNGCGAADAAVDLVPDFNWGECCNDHDDCFDNCEKSFWQCNTEFRTCMRNQCWKDATVRWHDVWKFPACADLAGFYFTAVSSPIGWMAFNSANSDRCECACDKPTHALCPVEAGGPSGGQETYLACQNVNLNDPEMCGGCDFKCPEHTKCTGTPNKCQCEQDQCGNLCLDLKSHPKNCGTCGNVCQSGYCYDGRCYEPQPTSSLPPVPTTSATPTPTGCSVGQAIRSEWLTLPEIYQPDMPEYTLTRLGPQPGLPGDFSVHVVSNTQNDFHLRTHAILCPNVQYEIKFSIRNEAIAPEGYVYPNGIPGVWIGNYNVPFLDTPKIPPLGEWIEYKQTFAYSVGFGGSQPVEGGLMSLHFDFYVLLTSAGAEYTMGGFSILATGRR from the exons ATGGCTCCGCTTGGATGGGCTGGCATATCTGCCATTTTGTTTGGTCTTGCCTCTTGGGTTTCAGCTCAGGCTGGGGTTGATGTTAGCTGTGTCGATAACGTCAGCAATGGGACTGTCTATGAATCGCCGAAGGGGGTGGAGTTCTTGGTGCTGTGCGGGGTGGActatgggggaggggacatGAGCGCTGCGCAGACGGGGACGTTTGCAGGATGCATGGATCTTTGTGCTGAGACGTCTGGCTGTGTGGATGTTTCTTTTGTGGGGGGGTCGTGTTATTTGAAGAGGGCATTGGGTCCGTTGAATACTGCGGGACATGTCTggactgggaggaggattACGAGGCCGAGCACCACGACGGGAGCACCTCCTTCTGCGACGGGGAGTTTGGTTCCCAGTTCTGATCCGCCGAGCTGTTTGGGTGGGGAGAGTGATGGGACGGCGTACTTGGCGGAGTCGGGGGCGGTTTATGAGATCATTTGTGGGAGGGAGTACTATGGTGGTGATCTTCAGATGGTGTATACGAAGACCTTTCAGGGGTGTATCGAGGCTTGTGAGGGGTTGGTAGGGTGTGTGGATGTTTCGTATGTTGGGGAGGCGTGTTATAGAAAACGGGAGGTTACGGTGTTGGTTGAGGCTGGGCATGTGTggacggcgaggaagatATTGGAGGCACCTATTCAACCTAGTGTCAGTGAGAGTGCTAGTGTGAGGACGACAACCGCGCCTAATGCTGGACCTACGGTGGTGCCACTGACCTGTGCTGGTGGCCATGCTTCTACACCCACGCACACGACGTCAGAGGGGAGGACTTACGAGATACTTTGCGGTGTTGAttatggtggaggagatatTGGAGCATCGTCCCAGGCGACGTTCAGCGGTTGTCTTGCTGCCTGTGATACCGCCAGCGGTTGTTTAGGGGTTGCTTATTCCAATGGCCAGTGCTACCTGAAGGGTACACTGAACAATCCTGCGGCAGTTGCGCATGTGTGGGGTGCTCGTCTTCATGGTCTCAGCATCGAGTCTTCTAGTTCCTTTGCACCAGTGGAGTCGACCGACATACCTGTCAGTACGGCATCAGGCAGTCCAGAAacatcagcaacaagcaCACAGACGGAAAACGATCCTCCGTCAGCAACCTCGACACAATCACCAACGATGACCTCAAGCCTGGACGAATCGTCAACGGCTGACACGAGCACAGCTGGTGCCAGCACGACTGGCTCGTTCTCGCAAGATGCAGTATCAACTTCTAGCCAGCGTGACGAAGCGAGTGCTAGTTCTAGTATCACGACTCCCGCAAGCCCTGAGCCGACAGACCTTGTCGAGTCATCGGCAACGGCTACACTGCCGCCCTCTCTCACCTCCATGATTACCAGCTCTTTGACTACGACAGCCtctgcttcttggccacctCCCCCTGAATGGACCTCCGACTATACCTACTACGAGGCCACTCTGCCCGCCTACAACTATACCAGCCAGGTCGCTCCACCTGCCACTGTTCTGCCCACCTCGTCCAGCTGCATGCTCGATCCAGTCCAGACGCCTGGGGCCCTATTC CACCTTCTCGATCCCCTTGGAGCGCACATCATTAACCGCGACGGCCGTCCTGGCACCCCCCAAGCACCCGAAacgcaagaagaagccctgGCCATCCTGGTGACAATCGACGAATGGCAGCCCCCTCTGTTCAGGTTCGGAAGACAAGTCGGGTCCTTCCATGTCCTGGAACTCGTGGAAGGTGCCGATACTTACGAGGTTGCCTTCTCGCTGTCCAGCGATATCGTCTTTCAGTCGTCGCCTAGTACCAACCCTCTGCTGTTCACCGTCGACTGTCGTGGCAGACTTCTGGAAACAAGCGCGGGCACTCCTCGTTACTGGCACACTACTGATGAAGGAATCCGCACCACATTGGCTATCGAAGGCTCGGAAGACGCAGAGTTACACGGCATCGTCGCTATACGGCCAGATCTTCGCTCCCCACGGCCAGTTGAAACCTCGGGTATCAGCTTGCGTCGAAGTCTACAAAGTCGAGAGTTTGcacttcttcctcggtgCCCATATGGCCCAGATGCCATTCCAGTGCCGAAACCTGGCCGCCGGCCCGAATCTCCCAACGGCTGTGGAGCAGCAGATGCCGCGGTCGACCTGGTCCCTGACTTCAACTGGGGCGAATGCTGCAACGACCACGATGACTGTTTCGACAACTGCGAAAAGAGCTTCTGGCAGTGCAACACCGAGTTCCGGACCTGCATGCGGAACCAGTGCTGGAAGGATGCCACTGTTCGGTGGCATGATGTTTGGAAGTTCCCGGCTTGTGCTGACCTGGCTGGGTTTTACTTTACTGCTGTCAGCTCGCCCATCGGGTGGATGGCGTTCAACTCTGCAAATTCCGATCGCTGCGAATGTGCTTGTGACAAGCCGACGCATGCTCTCTGCCCTGTTGAGGCTGGTGGTCCTAGCGGTGGGCAAGAGACGTACTTGGCCTGTCAGAATGTCAACCTGAACGACCCTGAGATGTGTGGAGGATGCGATTTCAAGTGTCCGGAGCATACCAAGTGTACCGGAACACCCAACAAGTGCCAGTGCGAGCAAGACCAATGTGGGAACTTGTGCCTTGACCTCAAGTCCCACCCCAAAAACTGCGGGACATGCGGCAACGTCTGCCAGTCGGGCTACTGCTACGATGGAAGATGCTACGAGCCTCAGCCGACCAGCTCGCTGCCACCAGTGCCTACCACTTCGGctaccccaacccccactgGTTGTTCGGTAGGCCAGGCGATCCGATCCGAATGGCTCACCCTCCCAGAAATCTACCAGCCCGACATGCCCGAGTACACCCTCACCCGCCTCGGACCTCAACCGGGTCTGCCAGGTGATTTCTCGGTCCACGTCGTTTCCAACACGCAAAACGACTTCCACCTCCGAACCCACGCCATTTTATGTCCTAACGTCCAGTACGAGATCAAGTTCAGCATTCGAAATGAGGCGATCGCGCCAGAGGGGTACGTGTACCCGAATGGGATTCCGGGGGTGTGGATCGGGAACTACAACGTGCCGTTCCTCGACACGCCCAAGATCCCGCCGCTGGGGGAGTGGATTGAGTACAAGCAGACGTTTGCTTACAGTGTTGGGTTCGGGGGGTCGCAGCCagtggaaggggggttgatgtcGTTGCATTTTGACTTTTATGTGCTGCTGACGAGTGCGGGGGCCGAGTATACTATGGGGGGGTTTAGTATTTTGGCCACGGGGAGGCGTTAG
- a CDS encoding uncharacterized protein (COG:L; EggNog:ENOG503NXD2), with protein MLSSSSESTSRKPLDGSWRNRRDMSEGSSWRGGNTASRGSWRGGRAQYQRGGWVGGSSGAATSWRGGRSNRHGEPSHSRRVCEFFQRGRCAYGESCKFEHPSRTPTDGVTTALSFSSLAPSQLESTTRDHYLTFKRQVKRTSGNFVETWALATSVLDGPLRERHQAIARDLVDDDLGGPGFILHTIEACMDRHDQIPQLPLAEAFLKTITHKSLVTPLSIESYVSTIYRILGGFSGERGLACFRSILTIVSPKDSNYTAILALIATGLRELLSREMRILLNDKLSSVLEMLGDSIDVIKDTSTSVELQVAKVQVKSIMRMEQVVRLRHSDPSVDPGTETRAVDPTRSTFPKSITIPGGNHDNDCPDITRIQIFPTLEEIQSDHVEFLPSTDFSEPHFYDDPVQRHIDTAFRLLRHDIFGSMKEALRPLTQGLHSKDTEAAFSAISSSLRAHLYSGATVEQLFIRPGSGLEAVLSFSPLPQLHSRSKAECRRWWKDSSRLQPGGLVCLVTSDDPHDPCMFMFVVTEKRVDDVKDEESELQSSLVSQRRNPSVSVKLVSRDERTLSLLSQAFITKRTGAVVDFPGIIPETFVPILKNLQHMMEDGHMPFSQWVLPSSKLNIAKRQETMDVPPPLYARKPWFSFDLSPIIPRAVDRLAFNPACPDDINLQRLEAITGLDEGQCQALIHALSREYALIQGPPGTGKSYVGVQLLRVLLEHKWSAALGPIIVICYTNHALDQFLKHLLHVGIESIIRIGGQCRTEELAGKNLRVVSRHEPKTSGESYHLGSSFGLIKEELDCAENYLHRIRMARRRRVDRKGISTYLAEYHPSIAAQLQGEDAEGFTLAGNDPIDVWLGREDNPWIRRQHGDEELDIVSLEQRAEHNVWSLGKQERWALAESWLSRIVNAANDHLFYHLDAVKDAEEAINSVHADVNSRILEKADVIGITTTGLAKNIAMLRGIGAKVVICEEAAEVMEPHLISAMMPGIEHLIQIGDHRQLRPQINNYGFSVETSRGKKFQLDRSQFERRAEGEPGLAPLPVAQLNVQRRMRPEISSLIRTVYPDLKDHDCVQNFPGVTGMREHLFWLDHQHPEDGRYDGAKVKSHSNSWEVSMSTALVRHLVRQGEYKSTDIALLTPYTGQLQKLRAALSGDFEVFLSDRDLEKLADDGFGHADGDEFDSVDSVDDAPRIEHNRGRMLQKTALVNAIRLATVDNFQGEEAKVIIVSLVRSNSNNEIGFLRTENRVNVLLSRAQHGMYLIGNAKTYRGVNIWDDVYQQLAERGAVGDSIALCCPRHPDIPIVCSNPDDFLRRSPEGGCTLRCDQRLDPCGHRCPAMCHSQALHDVFSCAQPCPRIRTTCHHACPKLCGEDCGPCRVTVTDVELPCGHIADEMECCQTPHPETIRCLHPVTKIVPDCQHKVKVPCETDVSQYYHCPTPCEATLACGDRCAGKCGTCQHSHKECQRICRLPSSTCNHLCDKKCHTGELCGSCRQSCQPCHKPCAPCIEKCGWACEHMGQCSLPCAAPCDRLPCDKRCSRKLKCGHQCPSFCGEECPEDLCQLCCQDERRQRRVDVLEWKLYREVDLDDSPIIVLSCGHFFTGETLDGSLGMTQVYTTNSNGEYNGLRDIIGTLSTSGVPSCPDCRIPIRQFATRRYNRVVNKAVMDETIKRFFVDGRRRLQELQQRLAAATAKLSLDNIPEWNDTVPGSGASSVLRDRHLELHGINLALQKAKQQMDTEHQPAKKLFDAIVSSRRRRLKTLSMEQRLPELSLTGPPPAYNSQVLLEAEALHLQVRAAILQDKMRIAAKVPELQEGLKGADRPGTDVPELMKDCMEGIKKSREGKLPRLVISLSQLYAQTSQLAGRYSAQYRARTVEWRDYGATAGELLIEALQLCGTFEDGESFREDVQEALKDLKSTRYEKVSREEVKAIKLAMVSGSGGMSTNSGHWYNCQNGHPFAIGECGMPMEVARCPECGARIGGLDHELVDGVSRAEGME; from the exons AtgctatcctcctcctccgaatcGACATCCAGAAAGCCGCTTGACGGTAGTTGGAGGAACAGACGAGACATGTCTGAAGGGTCCAGTTGGCGAGGTGGGAATACTGCGAGTAGGGGGAGCTGGCGAGGAGGCAGAGCCCAATACCAACGCGGGGGCTGGGTAGGAGGAAGCTCCGGAGCTGCCACaagttggagaggggggcggtCCAATAGGCATGGCGAACCGTCACATTCTCGCCGTGTCTGCGAGTTTTTCCAACGCGGCCGGTGCGCGTATGGGGAGAGCTGCAAGTTTGAGCACCCTTCCAGGACACCAACAGATGGGGTGACCACTGCCCTTTCCTTCAGCAGCCTAGCTCCAAGCCAGTTGGAGAGTACGACCCGAGACCACTACTTGACCTTCAAGCGACAGGTCAAACGAACGTCAGGGAACTTTGTGGAAACTTGGGCACTTGCCACTTCGGTACTCGATGGTCCTCTTCGTGAACGACATCAAGCAATTGCCCGTGATCTTGTGGATGATGATCTCGGCGGACCAGGCTTCATCTTGCACACGATAGAGGCTTGCATGGATCGGCATGATCAAATCCCTCAGCTTCCTTTGGCCGAGGCGTTTCTCAAGACTATCACGCACAAATCACTAGTGACGCCACTTTCCATCGAGTCGTATGTCAGCACCATCTATCGAATTCTCGGGGGGTTCAGCGGAGAACGGGGTCTTGCTTGCTTCAGGAGCATTTTGACGATTGTTTCGCCCAAGGACAGCAACTACACCGCGATCCTAGCTTTGATCGCCACTGGACTTCGCGAGCTTCTCTCAAGAGAGATGCGAATCCTCTTGAACGATAAACTCTCTTCTGTGCTCGAGATGTTGGGCGACTCCATCGATGTCATAAAGGACACTTCGACTTCCGTTGAACTCCAAGTCGCCAAGGTCCAAGTCAAGTCCATCATGAGAATGGAACAAGTCGTCCGCCTACGTCATTCGGACCCATCCGTGGATCCTGGGACAGAGACACGGGCTGTTGACCCGACTCGTTCGACCTTCCCTAAGTCGATCACGATCCCCGGAGGCAATCATGACAATGACTGTCCCGACATTACAAGGATCCAGATATTTCCCACTCTTGAGGAGATTCAAAGCGACCATGTGGAATTTCTACCCAGCACCGACTTTTCCGAGCCCCATTTCTACGACGATCCTGTCCAACGCCACATCGATACTGCATTCCGTCTCCTCCGACATGACATTTTCGGCTCAATGAAGGAGGCCCTGCGGCCTTTGACACAGGGTCTCCATTCTAAAGACACCGAAGCTGCGTTCTCCGCAATCAGCTCCAGTCTCAGGGCGCATTTGTATTCAGGAGCCACAGTCGAGCAACTTTTCATTCGCCCAGGATCCGGGCTTGAGGCCGTCTTGTCCTTTTCTCCGCTACCACAGCTTCACTCTCGGAGCAAAGCAGAATGCCGTCGATGGTGGAAGGACTCGTCCCGCCTTCAACCTGGAGGTCTTGTCTGCTTGGTTACTTCTGACGACCCTCACGACCCTTGCATGTTTATGTTTGTGGTTACGGAGAAACGTGTGGATGATGTCAAAGATGAAGAATCGGAATTGCAGAGCTCACTTGTCTCGCAGAGGCGAAATCCCTCAGTATCAGTCAAACTGGTGTCTCGAGATGAACGTACCCTTTCACTTCTCAGCCAGGCTTTCATCACGAAAAGAACTGGTGCGGTTGTCGACTTTCCTGGGATCATTCCTGAGACCTTTGTGCCGATTCTCAAAAACTTGCAACATATGATGGAAGATGGCCACATGCCTTTCTCACAGTGGGTCTTGCCATCGTCCAAGCTTAACATAGCCAAGCGACAAGAAACTATGGAtgttcctccccctctgTACGCCAGAAAGCCATGGTTCTCGTTTGATTTGAGCCCAATCATCCCCAGAGCAGTGGACCGCCTTGCGTTCAACCCGGCCTGCCCCGATGACATCAACCTCCAGCGTCTTGAGGCGATAACTGGGCTCGATGAGGGACAGTGCCAAGCACTCATCCATGCTCTCAGTCGAGAATACGCTCTCATACAAGGTCCACCGGGAACAGGAAAGTCTTATGTTGGAGTGCAGCTGCTGAGAGTTCTGTTGGAACACAAGTGGTCTGCCGCGTTAGGGCCGATAATTGTCAT ATGTTATACAAACCATGCATTGGACCAGTTTCTGAAGCATCTCCTGCATGTCGGAATTGAGAGCATCATTCGCATCGGTGGCCAGTGTCGCACTGAAGAGCTTGCCGGCAAGAACCTCCGAGTTGTGAGCAGACACGAGCCTAAAACGTCCGGTGAAAGCTATCACCTGGGCTCGAGCTTTGGGTTAATCAAGGAAGAGCTAGACTGTGCCGAAAACTACCTTCACAGAATCAGGATGGCTAGAAGAAGGCGTGTTGACCGGAAAGGCATTTCGACGTATTTGGCAGAATATCACCCCAGCATTGCTGCTCAGCTTCAAGGAGAGGATGCCGAAGGATTCACACTGGCTGGCAACGACCCGATTGATGTCTGGCTGGGGAGAGAGGACAATCCATGGATTCGGCGCCAGCATGGGGATGAAGAGCTCGATATTGTGTCACTGGAGCAACGCGCCGAACACAATGTTTGGTCCCTTGGGAAACAAGAGCGCTGGGCTCTGGCAGAGAGTTGGCTTTCAAGAATCGTCAATGCCGCCAATGACCATCTGTTTTATCATCTTGACGCGGTGAAGGACGCCGAGGAGGCTATCAACAGCGTTCACGCGGATGTGAACAGTCGAATACTGGAGAAGGCCGATGTGATCGGCATCACAACAACAGGGCTAGCCAAGAACATCGCCATGCTGCGCGGTATTGGCGCTAAAGTGGTTATCTGCGAAGAGGCAGCCGAGGTTATGGAACCTCACCTCATTTCCGCCATGATGCCTGGGATTGAGCACCTCATTCAGATTGGCGACCATCGACAGTTGCGGCCCCAGATCAACAATTACGGTTTCAGTGTGGAAACTTCAAGAGGCAAAAAATTTCAGCTTGATCGCAGCCAGTTTGAACGTCGGGCCGAGGGGGAGCCGGGCCTGGCTCCCCTTCCCGTCGCACAACTGAATGTGCAGCGAAGAATGAGGCCTGAGATTTCGTCACTGATCCGAACAGTGTATCCAGATTTGAAGGACCATGACTGTGTTCAGAACTTCCCAGGGGTAACAGGGATGCGAGAGCATTTGTTTTGGCTCGATCACCAACATCCTGAAGATGGCAGATACGATGGCGCGAAGGTGAAATCACACAGCAACTCTTGGGAAGTCTCCATGTCAACAGCCTTGGTCCGTCACCTCGTACGACAGGGAGAATACAAAAGCACAGACATTGCACTCTTGACACCCTACACTGGCCAGCTCCAGAAGCTTAGGGCTGCATTGAGCGGCGATTTCGAGGTCTTCCTCAGCGATCGTGACCTCGAAAAGTTGGCAGACGATGGCTTTGGACACGCTGATGGAGACGAGTTCGACTCGGTCGACTCAGTCGATGACGCCCCGAGAATTGAGCACAACCGAGGCAGGATGTTGCAGAAGACAGCGTTGGTTAATGCTATCCGGCTTGCCACAGTGGACAACTTCCAGGGAGAAGAGGCTAAGGTGATCATTGTGTCACTGGttcgcagcaacagcaacaacgaAATTGGCTTCCTCCGAACAGAGAATCGTGTCAACGTGCTCCTCAGTCGAGCCCAACATGGGATGTATCTTATCGGCAACGCGAAAACCTACCGAGGGGTCAACATTTGGGACGACGTCTACCAACAGCTTGCAGAGAGGGGTGCGGTAGGGGATTCGATTGCGCTTTGTTGTCCTCGGCATCCTGATATCCCAATCGTGTGCTCCAATCCTGACGACTTTCTTAGACGCAGCCCGGAAGGGGGCTGCACTCTTCGATGCGATCAGCGTCTTGACCCATGCGGCCATCGTTGTCCGGCAATGTGCCATTCACAGGCACTCCACGACGTCTTCAGCTGCGCACAGCCATGTCCCCGTATCCGAACAACATGTCATCACGCCTGCCCGAAGCTCTGTGGCGAGGACTGCGGTCCTTGTCGTGTCACGGTCACGGACGTTGAACTTCCCTGTGGCCACATCGCTGATGAAATGGAATGTTGTCAGACACCTCATCCGGAAACGATCAGATGTTTGCACCCTGTGACGAAGATCGTCCCTGATTGTCAGCACAAGGTTAAGGTACCATGCGAGACGGATGTGTCTCAGTACTATCACTGCCCAACACCTTGCGAGGCGACATTGGCTTGTGGGGATAGATGTGCTGGTAAGTGTGGCACGTGTCAGCACTCCCATAAAGAATGTCAGAGGATCTGTAGGCTTCCATCGTCAACCTGCAATCATCTCTGCGACAAAAAGTGTCATACCGGAGAGCTGTGTGGAAGCTGCCGTCAGTCATGCCAA CCTTGTCACAAGCCCTGTGCCCCTTGCATCGAAAAATGCGGCTGGGCTTGCGAGCACATGGGACAATGCTCGCTACCATGTGCTGCACCATGCGACCGTCTGCCATGCGACAAGCGATGCTCAAGAAAGCTCAAGTGCGGGCATCAGTGTCCTAGCTTCTGCGGAGAAGAGTGCCCAGAGGATCTGTGTCAGCTGTGCTGTCAAGACGAACGGAGGCAACGTCGTGTTGATGTTCTCGAGTGGAAGTTGTATCGCGAAGTTGATCTTGACGACAGTCCAATCATTGTTCTCAGTTGTGGTCACTTCTTTACAGGCGAGACGCTGGACGGCTCGCTAGGAATGACCCAAGTATACACCACCAATTCGAACGGTGAATACAACGGACTTCGAGATATCATAGGCACCTTGTCCACATCTGGAGTGCCTTCATGCCCGGATTGCCGAATCCCCATCCGTCAATTCGCCACAAGACGTTACAATCGGGTGGTGAACAAGGCAGTGATGGATGAAACGATCAAGCGATTCTTCGTGGATGGTCGTCGACGCCTCCAAGAACTCCAGCAAAGACTGGCTGCAGCAACAGCCAAGCTTTCCTTGGACAACATCCCGGAGTGGAATGATACAGTCCCTGGGTCCGGTGCTTCGTCGGTCCTCCGCGACAGGCACCTTGAGCTACACGGCATCAACTTGGCACTGCAAAAGGCAAAGCAACAGATGGACACGGAACATCAACCGGCCAAAAAGCTGTTTGACGCCATCGTCAGCTCTCGACGTCGCCGGCTGAAGACATTGTCCATGGAACAGAGATTGCCTGAGCTCAGCTTGACTGGACCACCTCCGGCGTACAACTCCCAAGTTCTCCTTGAGGCTGAGGCACTCCACTTGCAGGTTCGGGCGGCAATCCTCCAAGACAAGATGAGGATCGCGGCCAAGGTTCCTGAATTGCAAGAAGGTCTCAAGGGTGCTGATCGCCCTGGGACTGATGTGCCAGAACTTATGAAGGATTGTATGGAGGGCATCAAGAAgtcgagggaggggaagcttCCGCGGCTTGTGATCTCCCTCAGCCAGCTTTACGCACAAACCAGCCAGCTGGCTGGTCGATATTCTGCGCAGTACAGAGCTCGTACTGTGGAGTGGAGGGATTACGGTGCTACTGCTGGAGAACTGCTGATCGAGGCGCTGCAGCTTTGTGGGACGTTTGAGGATGGCGAGAGTTTTAGGGAGGATGTTCAAGAGGCGCTGAAGGATTTGAAGTCAACGAGATACGAGAAGGTCAGCAGGGAGGAGGTCAAAGCTATCAAGTTGGCTATGGTGAGTGGGTCTGGGGGGATGAGTACGAATTCGGGACACTGGTATAATTGTCAGAACGGGCATCCG TTTGCCATTGGTGAATGCGGGATGCCCATGGAGGTGGCCCGCTGTCCGGAGTGTGGAGCTAGGATTGGGGGCTTGGATCACGAGCTGGTGGATGGGGTGTCGCGGGCGGAGGGGATGGAGTAA